One genomic segment of Prochlorococcus marinus str. MIT 0919 includes these proteins:
- a CDS encoding ABC transporter permease: MNRARALFNYSMTRLALAPLMLWLISTLVFLLLRIAPGDPVDAILGNRADEAAREAMRMKLGLNQPLLNQYLKFINDLVHGDLGFSLNTQEAVSEIISKALPASIELAFAALIFATVIGFSIGFAGILKPNGKTDFAGRLYGIGTYALPPFWAAMLIQLFFAVILGWFPVGGRFPLIQPPPEITGFLVIDSLLSFNFPALIGTLRHLFLPSFTLGFLLSGIFSRSLRVNMEKSLLTGHIEAARTRGINKNQIIFSHALPNALLPVLTITGLTVASLIGGALLIEITFSWPGIALRLQEAISQRDYPIVQGIIVVISMLVVTVGVVVDLLIALLDPRVSY, from the coding sequence ATGAACAGAGCGCGGGCTCTATTTAACTACTCAATGACCAGATTAGCCTTAGCACCTCTAATGCTATGGCTTATCTCAACGTTAGTTTTTCTTCTTCTAAGGATTGCCCCTGGAGATCCTGTAGATGCAATTCTTGGCAATCGAGCTGATGAGGCTGCAAGAGAAGCAATGCGAATGAAACTTGGATTAAATCAACCATTACTAAATCAATATTTGAAATTTATTAATGACCTTGTTCATGGGGATCTAGGTTTTTCTTTAAATACTCAAGAAGCCGTTTCTGAGATCATTTCAAAGGCTTTACCTGCAAGCATTGAATTAGCCTTTGCTGCCCTTATTTTTGCAACCGTAATTGGCTTTTCAATTGGCTTTGCTGGCATATTAAAACCTAATGGTAAAACTGACTTCGCAGGGCGCCTATATGGAATTGGAACATATGCATTACCTCCTTTTTGGGCAGCAATGCTTATTCAATTATTTTTTGCTGTGATCTTAGGTTGGTTTCCAGTTGGAGGGCGGTTTCCTCTTATTCAACCACCACCAGAAATAACAGGTTTTTTAGTAATAGACAGTTTGTTATCTTTTAATTTCCCCGCACTAATAGGAACTTTAAGGCATCTATTTCTTCCATCTTTTACATTAGGCTTTTTATTAAGTGGAATTTTCAGCAGATCACTAAGAGTCAATATGGAAAAATCATTATTAACTGGTCATATAGAGGCAGCCAGGACTAGAGGAATAAATAAAAATCAAATTATTTTTTCACATGCACTTCCAAATGCTTTACTACCAGTCCTGACAATTACAGGGCTAACAGTTGCCTCTCTAATAGGAGGAGCTCTTCTCATAGAAATAACATTTTCCTGGCCAGGTATTGCTCTTCGACTACAAGAGGCTATAAGCCAAAGAGACTACCCAATTGTGCAGGGAATTATTGTTGTAATCTCTATGCTAGTAGTAACAGTTGGTGTAGTTGTTGATCTACTTATTGCCTTACTAGATCCAAGAGTTAGCTATTAA
- a CDS encoding homoserine dehydrogenase: MKKHICVGLIGLGTVGTGVAKIINSPDGRHPLVSKIKLSKIAVRDKRKSRSISIPNELITEDPLEIVQDPEIDVVVEVMGGIEPSRTLILSAIKSGKSVVTANKAVIARHGEEIAAAANSAGVYVLIEAAVGGGIPIIEPLKQSLGGNKIKKVSGIINGTTNYILTRMAKEGANYQELLKEAQELGYAEADPMADVEGLDAADKISILSGLAFGGHINRSLIPTKGISDLQNIDVNYANQLGYEVKLIAVAESLQVQKANDESLALAVRVEPTLILKEHPLAGVNGVNNAIFVEGDPIGEVMFYGPGAGSGPTASAVVADILNIAGIKVMGEVSNSLDPLLSAFSWRKCHLAKPTEIFQKNYLRLITKDTPGVIGQIGQIFGKKKVSIQSIVQFDSNDTDAEIVVITHQVNKGLIKEAITEIENLLEVKKIAAHMSCL; this comes from the coding sequence ATGAAAAAACATATTTGTGTTGGGCTAATAGGACTAGGCACTGTAGGGACAGGAGTGGCAAAGATAATAAATTCGCCAGACGGTCGACATCCTTTAGTATCCAAAATTAAATTGTCTAAAATTGCTGTTAGGGACAAAAGGAAAAGTAGATCAATCTCAATACCTAATGAATTAATAACTGAAGATCCTTTGGAAATAGTTCAGGATCCTGAAATAGACGTTGTAGTAGAAGTCATGGGGGGTATTGAGCCTTCTCGAACATTAATTTTAAGTGCTATTAAATCAGGCAAGTCTGTTGTAACAGCTAACAAAGCAGTTATCGCAAGACATGGCGAAGAGATAGCAGCAGCAGCAAATTCAGCCGGTGTTTATGTACTTATTGAAGCTGCAGTTGGAGGTGGCATTCCTATAATTGAGCCTTTAAAACAATCATTAGGGGGGAACAAAATAAAGAAAGTAAGTGGAATTATCAATGGAACTACAAACTACATTCTTACCAGAATGGCAAAAGAAGGAGCTAATTACCAAGAGTTATTAAAAGAAGCTCAGGAGCTGGGTTATGCCGAAGCAGATCCTATGGCTGATGTTGAAGGTCTTGATGCTGCAGACAAAATATCTATATTAAGTGGGCTTGCATTTGGCGGTCATATCAATAGATCACTTATACCTACAAAAGGTATAAGTGATCTGCAAAACATAGATGTAAATTATGCAAATCAACTGGGCTATGAGGTGAAACTTATTGCAGTTGCTGAAAGTCTTCAAGTGCAAAAAGCGAATGATGAATCATTAGCATTAGCAGTAAGAGTGGAGCCAACACTTATACTCAAAGAGCATCCCTTAGCTGGAGTCAATGGAGTAAATAATGCCATTTTCGTAGAAGGTGATCCAATTGGTGAAGTGATGTTCTACGGACCAGGGGCAGGTTCTGGTCCAACAGCATCTGCCGTGGTGGCTGACATTCTCAATATTGCAGGCATAAAAGTAATGGGAGAAGTAAGCAACTCTCTAGATCCACTCTTATCAGCTTTTAGTTGGAGAAAATGTCATTTAGCAAAGCCGACGGAAATCTTTCAGAAGAATTATTTGCGTCTAATCACAAAAGACACTCCTGGGGTAATTGGCCAAATAGGACAAATTTTTGGCAAGAAAAAAGTCTCCATACAATCAATTGTTCAATTTGATTCGAATGATACTGATGCTGAAATTGTAGTGATAACTCATCAAGTTAATAAAGGTCTTATAAAAGAAGCTATTACTGAGATAGAAAACCTTTTAGAAGTCAAAAAAATAGCTGCTCACATGAGTTGTCTTTAA
- a CDS encoding 5-formyltetrahydrofolate cyclo-ligase yields MNSKKNKSIARKKYQGIRKEVVNVKENLIYNQVKRKLNQLLIKKKNLCIGIYWPLSGEVNLTKLKGSAKLFLALPASKILNEITYHLWRENPLEDDLLGIPAPISEPILPPSKLDLLLVPALAIDQSGHRLGYGGGYFDRLRSKAPWRAVKSLVVLPEACVSKQALPVDQWDIPFDGWITEEGCFEIREVNKKS; encoded by the coding sequence ATGAACTCAAAAAAAAATAAATCTATCGCAAGAAAGAAATATCAAGGAATTAGGAAAGAGGTCGTTAATGTTAAGGAAAATCTAATCTATAATCAAGTTAAAAGAAAATTAAATCAGCTACTAATCAAGAAGAAAAATCTTTGTATAGGGATATATTGGCCATTAAGTGGAGAAGTAAATCTTACCAAGCTTAAAGGGTCAGCAAAGTTATTTTTAGCTTTACCAGCAAGCAAAATCCTTAACGAGATTACATATCATCTGTGGAGAGAAAATCCATTAGAGGATGACTTATTAGGAATCCCTGCACCAATTAGCGAGCCAATTCTTCCTCCTTCCAAACTTGATCTATTACTTGTACCAGCACTGGCTATTGATCAAAGTGGTCATAGATTAGGCTATGGAGGAGGTTATTTTGACAGGCTACGAAGTAAAGCGCCATGGAGAGCTGTTAAATCCTTAGTAGTCCTCCCTGAAGCCTGTGTTTCCAAGCAGGCATTACCTGTTGACCAGTGGGATATACCTTTTGATGGTTGGATAACAGAAGAAGGCTGCTTTGAAATAAGAGAGGTGAATAAAAAAAGTTAA
- a CDS encoding alpha/beta hydrolase, which yields MSSRRSLIRIIAIAALTNFFISASRISPLFAAERIEFHFEDLTLPISIKELSDWSRDVDLNAKPILLNNETKSDLSAWLNMLGFDSRSALSKFLQVPLVKDKSMARQLLRSWVGRKLLDEVSDLIRLDEDRSGTKVFNTLESLLDQQGEVSTLDLLKELPAEVIHFDLNEWVQVATSWRDELKGQQKLLTDLRSLTSNTSNSTNNDLSFKYEKDQSAGELKESLYELVQLTTSHRSELLNVEVWNPLAREVPRNTWIVLMPGLGGDQNHFRWLARSLSHQGWPVVVLDHPGSDSEALNLLVDGSLPAPSAAEVFSYRLKDLQVVLKAREDGEISIPGEKVVLLGHSLGALTAFLASGAMPQEGLAERCQKALSNLSLTNLSRLMQCQLIDIPLQKDLDIKQLHAIVGINSFGSLLWPDRSSLTSNVPVLLTGGTFDLITPALSEQLGLLLSIQPNSFNRVLVIEGASHFSPIRVKDQTDNSRGEDLFQLGEGLVGSYPLSVQGLLSSQVIRFLDSLEQKKKLPVSINGSTVNLKYHLLDYSNVENIVNN from the coding sequence TTGTCTTCAAGACGTTCATTAATAAGAATAATTGCGATAGCTGCTTTAACCAACTTTTTTATTTCTGCATCTCGTATCAGCCCTTTGTTTGCAGCAGAAAGAATTGAATTCCATTTTGAAGACTTAACCTTGCCGATTTCTATAAAGGAACTTTCTGATTGGAGTAGAGATGTTGATCTAAATGCAAAACCTATTCTTTTAAACAATGAGACTAAGTCAGACTTATCTGCGTGGTTAAACATGCTTGGCTTTGATAGTCGTTCGGCTTTATCTAAATTTCTTCAAGTACCTCTTGTTAAAGATAAAAGCATGGCTAGGCAATTATTGAGAAGTTGGGTGGGAAGGAAACTCTTAGATGAAGTAAGTGATTTAATTCGATTGGACGAAGATAGATCAGGTACCAAGGTTTTTAATACATTGGAATCTTTGCTTGACCAACAGGGGGAAGTCTCAACTTTAGATCTCTTAAAAGAACTACCAGCGGAGGTAATACATTTTGATTTAAATGAATGGGTTCAAGTTGCTACTAGTTGGCGAGATGAACTAAAAGGCCAGCAGAAACTATTAACTGATCTAAGATCTTTAACCTCTAATACTTCTAATTCAACCAATAATGATTTGTCTTTCAAATATGAAAAAGATCAATCTGCTGGAGAGTTAAAGGAATCTCTTTATGAATTAGTTCAATTAACTACTTCGCATCGATCTGAACTTTTAAATGTTGAAGTTTGGAACCCTCTAGCAAGAGAAGTGCCTAGGAATACATGGATTGTTTTAATGCCAGGCTTGGGGGGTGATCAGAATCATTTTCGTTGGCTTGCGCGAAGTCTTAGTCACCAAGGATGGCCTGTAGTTGTTTTGGACCATCCAGGTAGTGATTCTGAAGCCCTTAACCTTCTTGTTGATGGAAGTTTGCCAGCACCAAGTGCAGCAGAAGTATTTTCTTATCGGCTAAAGGATTTACAGGTTGTTCTTAAAGCAAGGGAGGATGGGGAAATTTCTATACCCGGTGAAAAAGTTGTTTTACTAGGTCATTCATTGGGAGCATTGACAGCATTTCTTGCTTCTGGCGCAATGCCTCAGGAAGGCTTAGCTGAAAGATGCCAAAAGGCTTTATCTAATTTATCTCTTACTAACCTTTCAAGACTTATGCAATGTCAATTGATAGATATTCCATTGCAAAAGGACCTCGACATCAAGCAATTGCATGCAATAGTTGGCATTAATAGTTTCGGGAGCTTGCTTTGGCCAGATCGCTCTTCTTTAACTTCAAATGTTCCTGTTTTATTAACCGGTGGTACTTTTGATTTGATTACACCAGCATTAAGTGAACAACTTGGTCTTTTACTTTCTATTCAACCTAACTCTTTCAATAGAGTTTTAGTTATTGAGGGGGCCAGTCATTTTTCTCCTATTAGAGTTAAAGATCAAACTGATAATTCAAGAGGAGAAGATCTGTTTCAGTTAGGAGAAGGATTAGTTGGTTCATATCCTTTATCTGTTCAAGGTTTGCTATCTTCTCAGGTAATACGCTTTTTAGATTCTTTAGAACAAAAGAAGAAATTACCTGTGTCAATTAATGGGAGCACAGTTAATTTAAAATATCATTTATTAGATTATTCTAATGTGGAAAATATAGTAAATAATTAA
- the bchI gene encoding magnesium chelatase ATPase subunit I, protein MSSTRNRRVFPFAAVIGQEEMKLALLLNIIDPRIGGVMIMGDRGTGKSTTIRALADLLPDIDVVQGDPYNSSPEDPDLQSTEVQQLLEQGGELTTEGKQVPMIDLPLGATEDRLCGTIDIEKALSEGVRAFEPGLLAKANRGLLYVDEVNLLDDHLVDVLLDSAASGWNTVEREGVSVRHPARFVLIGSGNPEEGELRPQLLDRFGMSVEVRTVRDAELRVKVVDQRTSFDDNPNGFISSVKEKQDSLQKKVIEAQGRLQNVSIDEDLRLKISAVCGELDVDGLRGDIVSNRAARALAAFEGRSEVTEEDVARVVSCSLRHRLRKDPLEQIDSGDRVIKAFCKIFDRSDEDNLTDFELASSD, encoded by the coding sequence GTGAGTTCAACTAGGAACCGCAGGGTATTCCCCTTCGCAGCAGTTATTGGTCAAGAAGAAATGAAGTTGGCACTTCTTCTGAACATAATTGACCCTCGAATAGGAGGGGTAATGATTATGGGAGATAGAGGAACGGGTAAATCAACCACCATTCGAGCACTTGCAGATCTTCTTCCAGATATAGACGTTGTACAAGGAGATCCCTATAACAGTTCTCCTGAGGATCCTGACTTGCAAAGTACAGAGGTTCAACAACTTTTAGAACAAGGGGGAGAGCTGACCACAGAAGGGAAGCAAGTGCCAATGATTGATCTCCCACTTGGTGCGACTGAAGACCGCCTCTGCGGAACAATAGATATCGAAAAAGCCTTATCCGAAGGAGTAAGGGCCTTTGAACCAGGCCTTCTAGCCAAAGCCAATAGGGGACTTTTATACGTTGACGAAGTTAACTTGCTTGATGATCACCTAGTTGATGTCTTGCTAGACTCTGCGGCTTCAGGGTGGAATACAGTTGAGAGAGAAGGTGTTTCAGTAAGACATCCCGCAAGATTTGTATTAATAGGTTCAGGGAACCCAGAAGAGGGAGAGTTGAGACCTCAACTTTTAGATAGATTTGGCATGAGCGTTGAGGTGCGTACAGTTAGGGATGCAGAGCTTCGTGTGAAAGTTGTTGATCAAAGGACATCATTTGATGATAATCCCAATGGATTTATATCTTCAGTAAAAGAAAAGCAAGATTCACTGCAAAAGAAAGTGATTGAGGCTCAAGGAAGACTCCAAAATGTCAGTATTGATGAAGACCTTCGTTTGAAAATTTCTGCTGTTTGCGGAGAGCTAGATGTAGACGGTCTACGTGGAGATATTGTTTCTAATAGAGCAGCTAGAGCTCTTGCAGCGTTTGAAGGTCGTAGTGAAGTTACTGAAGAAGATGTTGCTAGAGTTGTTTCCTGTTCATTAAGACACCGTCTCAGGAAAGACCCACTAGAACAAATCGATTCAGGCGACCGTGTTATCAAAGCATTTTGCAAGATATTTGATAGAAGTGATGAAGACAATCTGACTGATTTTGAATTAGCATCATCGGACTAA
- a CDS encoding ABC transporter substrate-binding protein has product MNNFLFQTKPKGFFQLTILIATSLLAFSQISCGPTRDSDRVIVASKGKIESLDPAQANKLLAIQLLSALGDPLYRINDEGVLEPRLASDQPYISKDGLTVSIPLRENVLFHDGTSFNSEAMAFSIRRFMDIGTLNYIIGGRIVDIETPNPFLIRIKLSRQSSSIKGLLTSINLTPISPTAYKNYQDKFLNKQFIGTGPYKLDSFSPERQRLIPFKGYWDGKPTNKGIDFISYTSSISLFSAMKTGQIDVLLSNSLEDGHRLALHKLSKKGKIIEGVGPAMQIEYIAFKSNSPPLNQKLIRQALSYSINRDLISKQVSYGLREPLRSIVPPVLQKEKQSKWPIYNPIKARKLYEKAGFCNQNILNIPLTFRSNVPADKLLALTWQSQIKRDFSDCIELKLNGVESTTVYKQLSEGSYNAVILGWTGEYPDPHAYLSPLLDCKKISDSICKEGEAVFGGTFWASNEIQKALDQTEILTGNKRDKKLSDIELLASKGGAILPIWLEKPRAWAQTNFLKPKFDGSGRLLLNQLQKEKRK; this is encoded by the coding sequence TTGAATAATTTTCTATTTCAAACTAAACCAAAAGGTTTTTTTCAATTAACAATCCTAATAGCAACTTCTCTTCTGGCATTCAGTCAAATCTCATGTGGACCAACTAGAGATTCGGATCGAGTAATTGTTGCAAGCAAGGGTAAAATCGAATCATTAGACCCCGCACAAGCTAATAAGTTACTTGCTATACAGCTTCTTAGCGCATTAGGAGATCCGCTTTATAGAATTAATGACGAAGGTGTTCTTGAGCCAAGGCTTGCTAGTGATCAGCCTTATATCAGCAAAGATGGTCTGACAGTTTCTATCCCTCTTAGGGAAAATGTTCTTTTTCATGATGGGACTAGTTTCAATTCTGAAGCGATGGCCTTTAGCATTAGACGTTTTATGGATATAGGTACATTAAATTACATCATAGGAGGAAGAATAGTTGATATTGAGACACCCAACCCTTTCTTAATTCGTATAAAACTTTCAAGGCAGTCTAGCTCTATTAAAGGTTTACTTACCTCTATAAATTTAACACCAATTTCACCAACAGCATATAAGAATTACCAAGATAAGTTCTTGAACAAGCAATTCATTGGTACTGGCCCATATAAGCTTGATAGTTTTAGTCCGGAGAGGCAAAGATTAATACCTTTTAAAGGTTATTGGGATGGAAAACCAACAAACAAAGGAATTGATTTTATAAGCTATACGAGCTCTATATCATTATTTAGTGCAATGAAAACTGGTCAAATTGATGTACTTCTTTCTAATTCATTAGAAGATGGTCATCGACTAGCACTTCACAAACTTTCAAAGAAAGGAAAGATCATAGAAGGTGTAGGACCTGCCATGCAGATTGAATATATAGCCTTTAAATCCAACTCACCACCTCTAAATCAAAAACTTATAAGACAAGCTCTTTCTTATAGTATTAATAGAGATCTTATTTCCAAACAGGTAAGCTATGGCCTAAGAGAACCTTTAAGATCAATTGTTCCTCCTGTCTTGCAAAAAGAAAAACAATCAAAGTGGCCTATTTATAACCCAATAAAAGCCAGGAAATTATATGAAAAAGCTGGTTTTTGTAATCAAAATATTCTCAATATTCCTTTAACTTTTCGATCTAATGTACCTGCAGACAAACTCCTGGCATTGACATGGCAATCGCAAATAAAAAGAGACTTTTCAGATTGTATTGAACTTAAATTAAATGGAGTTGAGTCAACCACTGTTTACAAGCAACTTTCAGAAGGAAGTTATAATGCAGTAATTCTTGGTTGGACCGGAGAATATCCAGACCCACATGCTTATTTATCTCCTCTATTAGATTGTAAAAAAATTTCCGACTCAATATGTAAAGAAGGTGAAGCTGTTTTTGGTGGAACTTTCTGGGCTTCCAACGAAATACAAAAAGCTCTAGATCAAACTGAAATTCTTACTGGTAATAAAAGAGACAAAAAACTTAGTGATATCGAATTGCTTGCATCTAAAGGAGGGGCTATTTTGCCAATTTGGCTAGAGAAACCAAGAGCCTGGGCACAAACAAATTTTTTAAAGCCAAAATTTGATGGGAGTGGAAGATTACTTTTAAACCAACTACAAAAAGAGAAAAGGAAATGA
- the ruvC gene encoding crossover junction endodeoxyribonuclease RuvC: MLILGIDPGLAKVGYGLINCKEKSKEIIDCGIIKTNKDQSDGDRMIEIARDLRYIIRKWEPSLASVEKFFFYRSSATISVLQARGVIMMTLARFNIPVLEFPPMQIKLAVTGFGHAKKDEVVASVIRELELKKPPKPDDAADALAIALTAFYNYGDFND, translated from the coding sequence TTGTTAATCCTTGGAATAGACCCTGGCTTAGCGAAAGTCGGCTATGGACTAATAAATTGCAAAGAAAAAAGCAAAGAAATAATTGATTGCGGCATAATTAAAACCAATAAAGATCAATCAGATGGAGATAGAATGATTGAGATAGCACGAGATCTCCGTTACATAATAAGAAAATGGGAACCCTCATTGGCTTCTGTTGAAAAATTCTTTTTTTATCGTTCGAGTGCAACAATTAGTGTTTTACAAGCAAGAGGGGTAATAATGATGACACTTGCACGTTTTAATATTCCAGTTTTAGAGTTTCCACCAATGCAAATCAAACTTGCAGTGACTGGTTTTGGTCATGCAAAAAAAGATGAAGTAGTTGCATCTGTAATAAGAGAGCTGGAATTAAAAAAACCTCCAAAGCCAGATGATGCAGCAGATGCACTAGCAATCGCTTTGACAGCTTTTTACAATTATGGGGACTTTAATGATTAA
- a CDS encoding SufE family protein — protein MAKNFMAGNLEENFAQSFGSKELDKLVSKLRSTSDPRKKYEYLLWLAKKLPLLPENSLKDSIKVKGCISQVYVQGELHNQKLIWKGYSDALITKGMLALLIKGLTDLTPKEAVSINPEFIEATGLKASLTPSRANGFLNIFLKMSSQAKLFL, from the coding sequence ATGGCCAAAAATTTTATGGCTGGGAACCTTGAAGAAAATTTTGCACAAAGCTTTGGGAGCAAAGAACTTGACAAATTGGTTTCCAAACTTAGATCAACCTCTGACCCTCGCAAGAAATACGAATATCTCCTATGGCTAGCAAAAAAACTTCCTTTGCTTCCAGAAAACTCTTTGAAAGATTCAATAAAAGTGAAAGGTTGTATTTCGCAAGTATATGTACAAGGGGAACTTCATAATCAAAAATTGATATGGAAAGGATATTCTGATGCCCTAATAACAAAAGGGATGCTTGCATTACTTATAAAAGGTTTGACAGATCTGACACCTAAAGAAGCAGTTTCTATAAACCCTGAATTCATAGAGGCAACTGGCTTGAAAGCAAGCCTTACCCCCTCAAGAGCGAATGGTTTCTTAAATATCTTTCTTAAAATGAGTTCTCAAGCCAAATTATTTTTATAA